The following is a genomic window from Serratia ficaria.
CGGCGGCCAAAGCCGCCAGCAGAGGGGTGAAACGCCAGCTTTTGGTCATCGACTTCTCCCTGAAAAGAACAATAAAATCAGTTGGTTTTGTTCTGACAGCTAAGCCTGAACCGCCGGCCAAGTCAAATGCTTGTTCAGCACAAACGGCTATAGCTAATAACCGTTAAAGCGGGCGCAGCACCAGGATACCCGGCGTGGCCAGCACGTAATCCATAAAGGGCGAATCCACCACCCGCATGTTTTCCTTGCGCGATGACGCGTTGCGCAGCACCGGGCCGCCGTCGGTCATGACAAAGATGCCGGTATGGGTGACGTCCAGCCCCGGCAGGTTGGTATAGATGCCGATATAATCGCCGGTGCGCAGCTGGGCCAGCACCTTGGCGTCGACATGGTCGCTGGGGATATAGGTGACGCTGCGGCGCAGGTTGTCCAGCCCCGGCAGATAGCGGCTGCCGTCCGCTTTCTCGTTGAGGTTTTTGTTCAGCGTAACGGCGTGCGGGCTGAGCTGCGCGGTGATGTCTTTCGCCACCGCCGCAGGCCGCTGCGCCCAGTCGGTGAAGAAGTGTTTGCGCTGTTGGAAGCTGACCTCGCCGTTGACATAGCGGGTCCGGATCAGACGCCGGACGAACCCGGCGCGGGTATCGGCCTGGCTGAGCGCTTCGACGTAGTCGATGTAGGTAAAGCAATCCAGCCCGCGGAAGTCGATCACCAGCTGCTCCGGCGTATGCTGCGAACCGATCAGCCTGTTGGCGACGTAAGGCGTGCCGAGGAATTGCTGCGCGATCAGCGCGCGGGTGCGGCCAGCGGCCTGCCCGGCAGGCCAGCCGGTGCGCAGCGCGAGGATCTCATCGAGCTTGCTTGAGGTGGCGTCGTCGATCTTCACCTGGGGATCCGTCGGGGATGACGCGGTATTCGGCGGCGCGTCGGCAGGCGGACGCGGGGTACACCCGTTCATGGCTATAACTAGCATCAGTAAAACAACCTTGTACATTCAACCCTCCAATGGTTTCGCGTGGTTATCATATAAATGATAACAGTTCTCATCCCTTGGCGAGTGGTTAAGCATTAAACACAGTCTAAACGATGACCCACATCAGTAGCCGATCTCGCTGTTGAACGGCAGATACCAGAACAGCGCGATTTCATGGTCGGCGATTTCCGGTTGCGCGCGGTACAGCAGGTGGTCGATGCCGCCGAGGATAAACCCGTAGCGCTGATAGCAGCGGCAGGCCACCAGATTGTTGTTCTGCGTCTCCAGCATCATACCTGAGGTTTCCTGTCGCCGCGCCCAGTCTTTGGCGCAGTCCAGCAGCGCGCTGGCGACCCCCAGGCGGCGTACGTGGGCGCCGACCGCGATCTCCTCAATCAGCGTATAGCCATTCCAGTTTTTGCTCAGGGTGATATGGCCGACGGCTTCGCCGCGGTGGCGGGCGAGGAAGGTCTCGCTTTCCTCATTGACGAACGGCGCCAGCGGATAGTGCTTGCGAAACGGCGCTACCGGGCGGATCGGCCAGCGGTCGATCGGGGTGTCGAACAGCGGCTGGGCATAGCAGGTTATCTGAAAGCTGAAGTCGCAGCTTGCCAGATAGCCGGCGGGCAGCTGACCGACGGCGGCGATCTGAATGGCCGGGCCCATCATGTCAGCTCCCGGATTAAGCGCGCCGGATTGCCGGCGTAGATCCCGCGGCGCGTGATGTCGCGGGTGACCACCGCCCCGGCGCCAATCACCGCGTCGCTGCAGATAGCTACCGCCAGCACGGTGGCGCCGGAGCCGATGGCCACCCGATCGCCGATGCGCGTGCGGCCCCAGCTCGCCGGATCGGCATTGGGCGCGCCCTGTTTAAACAGGTCGTTGGCGAAGGTGACGTTGTGGCCGACAAAACAGTCCTCTCCGAGGGTGACGTATTCGCAGATAAAGCTGTGCGACTGGATCTTGCTGCGCGCGCCGATGCTGACATTGCGCTGGATCTCGACAAACGGGCCGACGAAGACGTCGTCGCCGAGCCGGCAGCCGTACAGGTTGCAGGGTTCGATCAGGGTGACGTTGCGCCCGGCGTCAACGTCGACAATTCCCGCCTGACGCAGGGTTATGGCAGATGACATGGCATTCCTCACGGCTTTGCTCACTGGAGGGATTATAAGACAAACCGCCGCCGTCTCGCGGCTTTCCGCACGTTTTTTCGGCAAAAGACTATAATTAGTGCAGGGGAGAGAGCCCCGTGGCCGCAATCCTCGTACGGGCAGCAATCCGTCAGAGGTGTGAAATTCGTTCGCCGATCGCGACCTACGGCGATGGAGGAGGTGTCTCATGGTTAATCATGTTTGGGGACTGCTGGCGCATCCAAGCACCGAGTTCGAACACATTAAAAGCGAGAACGAAAGCGTCTCGCACCTATACACCCATCACGTGTTGTTACTGGCGGCGATCCCGGTGGTCTGCGCCTTTATCGGCACCACTCAGCTGGGGTGGCTCTCCGGAGAGGGGCATGCGATCCGGCTCGATATGTTTACCGCATTGTATACCGCCGTGGCGTTTTACCTGCTGATGTTGGCGGGCGTGGCGATCATGGGGAAAGTCATTCACTGGATGGCGCGCCGTTATGAATCGCGCCCCAGCTTGCATCGCTGCATGGTGTTTGCCGGCTATGTCGCCACCCCGATGTTCCTCAGCGGGGTAGTGGCGCTTTATCCGGTGGTGTGGCTGTGCCTGTTCGTCGGCATCGTCGGCCTGTGCTACTCGGGTTATCTGCTCAATCTGGGCATCCCGCACTTCCTGAATATCGACAGCAAGGAAGGGTTTATCTTCTCCAGCTCGACCTTCGCCATCGGCATCCTGCTGCTGGAGTTTCTGCTCGGGGTGACGGTGCTGCTGTGGGGGTATGGTTCCTGGTTATTCTAAGCTGAGCTCGTTGTTGCCCCTCGCGCCGCCGGCGCGAGGGGCTTTTGCTTTTTAAGGCCGGCGGAACACCAGCATCACGCCGAGCACGATGCCGGCCATGCCCAACAGGCTCATCGCCGCCAGCGCGTGGCCGAGCAGCAGATAATCCAGCAGGGCGGTGACCGCCGGGATCAGATAAAACAGGCTGGTGACCTGCACCAGGTTGCCGCGCTGGATCAGCCGGTACAGCAGGAAGGTCGCCAGCACCGAAATCACCACCGCCATCCACAGCAGCGGCAGCACGAACTCCAGCCGCCACGCCACCCGCAGCGGCTCGAACGGCAGCGCCAGCGCGCACATCGACAGCCCGACGGCGTACTGCAGCGGCAACACCGCCAGCGGCGGCTGGGCCATGCCTTTTTGCAACAGGGTGCCGGCGGTCATGCAGCCCAGCGCGATAAAGGCGCACAGCATGCCGATAAGCGAGAAGTGAGCCACCATCAGGCTTTGATACACCACCAGCGTCAGCCCGGCCAGCGCCAGCAGCAGGCCGAGGCCGCGCAGCCCGGCGCAGCGCCGTTCGGTGATGAACTGGGTGAGGATCGGCTGCACGCCGAGCAGCGTGGCCAGCACCCCGGGGGTAATGCCCCTTTCCAGCGCCAGCAGATAGCAAATCTGGTAGCTGCCGATCATCAGCAGCCCGATCAGCGCAACGCGCCAGCGGGTGCCGGGGGCGGGCAGCCATTGCCGTCGCCACAGGCCGATGGCCAGCAGCAGCGCCAGCGCGATGGCGCAGCGGAAGAACAGGAAAGCGAAGGCGGAGGCGTGCTCCAGACCCCAGCGGGAGAAGATCGCGCCGCTGCTCCATAGCAGGACGAACAGCGTAGCCAGGCCGGCGTTGGCCCAGTGAGAAGGTAATCGCATTTCATTTCACCTGTCGTGAAAATTACAGGCTCCGGCATGCGCGGCGGTCTACGCCCGAGCGCAAAAAATTGACAGTAAGCCGGAGGTAAGTAAACGGTCGGTTTGGCTTAGCGCACAACCACGATGCGTGGCGGGTAAGCGGCGACCGCGGAGACGACAGAAGAAACGGCGGGTGGGGCGGAGGGTGCGCACGGCGAAACGGCGGCCGGAAGGGTCGCGGTTGTCGGGTCCGTAGCGTGCGCAAACTGCATCATGAATTTTCCTGGGTGCCGGGAAAGGATAACGGATTAAAGATAATCAAGTTTGTCGGGGCGCGCAACATAAAATCAGCGCGCCCCGGGCCGGTGTTGGTCAGCGAGTTGATGTACGCCATACCGGCCTTAATGCGCGAGGCCCACTCTTTGGCTGGTTCGATGTCGCCGCTGGTATGGCATACGCCGCCGGCAGATGTTACCGGGCGTTGCCGGCCCAGCCTTTGCGCTTGCTGGTTTTGCCGAGGCCGGGGTTGAAGCTGTTGGTCGGGTCGGCGGCGCGGTAAAACGCCTGCAGATCCGGCTTGGCCTGGTACAGGTGGCCGACGTTATGCTCCGCCGGGTATTCGGCGCCGCGACGATCGAGTATTTCGAGCATTTTCTCTTTCAGCGCATGGCTGTCGACGCCTTTTTTCACCACGTAGTCCTGGTGGAACACGTGGCACATAAAGTGGCCGTAATACAGCTTGTGCACCAGCTGGCTGTCGATCTCCGGCGGCAGGGTTTCGAACCACTCGGTATCGTTGCGGCGCAGGGCGATGTCCAGCGCCAGGATATCCTCCACCTTGTCGGCGTGCACCGCATGGTAGCGCACCGCCGCGCCGGCGGCGGCAAAGCGGTGCAGGAACGCCTTCTTGCCCTCGTCGGCGGTGCAGGCGAAGAAGGCGCCGTCAGCCTGCGAGAAGTAGCGGCTCAGATACTGCTGCGCCTCTTCCACCCCCGGCCCGGCCATCTTCAGCAGCAGGTGATGTTCGAAGCGCTCGCGGTATTCCTTCATGCGTTTGGGCAGGTGGCTGGGCGCAAAATGGCTCAGCCCCTGCATCAGCCGGTCGGTCAGGTTGTGCGGCAGCAGCGGCAGCTTGTTCAGGCTGGCGTCCATGCGCCCCTTCAGGGTAAAGAAGCGCGGCATCTGATCGGTGCCGAGCTTGTCGATCATCATAAAGGTGTCTTTGCCGTACACCTCGGCGATGTCGAATATATCGCGGTGCATGTACTCGCCGGCGACCGGCAGGTTCTCGAATTTGCTCAGCATATGGCGGCGCAGTTCGGTCAATACCGCGGTGTCGTTGGTGCCGATATAAAACACCTGCTCCTTGCCTTCCTTTTCGAAGGTATCGAGCCGCACGGCAAACACCGCCAGCTTGCCGGCGCAGCCGGAGGCCTCAAACAGGCGGCGTTTGTCGGCGTTGAAGCGGGAAGGGGTGTCGGCATCGACGTCGCGCACCCGGCTGGCGTATTCGTTGTCGGAGGCGCGCAGCTCGCCGTGCTCGACGTCTTCCGGCCGATAGTCGCCTTTTTCCAGCCGGGTGAGGATCTCTTCCGGCGTATCGCCGAGCTTAATCCCCAGATGGTTCACCAGCCGCAGCTGGCCGTCTTCGCCCAGCTGGGCGTACAGCGCCATCTCGGTGTAGGCCGGGCCGCGTTTCACCAACGAACCGCCGGAGTTGTTGCACACGCCGCCGATCACCGAGGCGCCGATGCAGGAGGAGCCGATCACCGAATGCGGCTCGCGGCCGTAGGGTTTCAACAGCTTTTCCAGCCGATTCAGCGTGCTGCCGGGGAAGCCGACCACCTGTTTGCCGTCGTCCAGCACCTGGACGTGGTCGAGGCGCAGCGTGCTGACGATGACGATATCGCGGTCATAGTCGTTGCCGCTGGGCGTCGAACCCTCGGTCAGGCCGGTGTTGGCCGCCTGCATGATGACAATCTTGTCGGCGGCCACGCAGGCCTCCAGAATGCGCCACAGCTGCAGCAGGCGGGTGGGGAACACCACCGCCAGCGCCTGGCCTTCGCCGGAGCGGAATCCTTTACGGTAACGTTCGGTGCTGCGTTCGCCGGTCAGCAGCTGCGGGCCGCCGACGATGTCTTTGAGCTGGTTGAGAAACGCCTGGTTGCCTGACTGCGTCATGCCGATCTCCCTGTCATACCCGGGGTCTTGCACAGTGCGGCCCACAGGGCGCTGGCCGCAATGCGCATGCCGCAGGCAATGCTAAATTAGTGGCTTATTAGCTTGTTAAGCTAGTGGTTTAATAACGTTCTGCATACCCGGCCCGGCGCTCTTCGTCGCGCAGCGTCAGAATTTCCACGCCGTCGGCGGTAACCGCCAGGGTGTGCTCCCATTGGGCGGACAGCTTCTTGTCGCGGGTGATCACCGTCCAGCCGTCTTTCTTCTGCTTGATGCGGCGGTCGCCCTGGTTGATCATCGGCTCGATGGTAAACACCATGCCTTCCTGCAGCGCCATGCCGGTGCCCGGTTGGCCGAAGTGCAGCACCGCCGGCTCTTCGTG
Proteins encoded in this region:
- a CDS encoding GNAT family N-acetyltransferase; its protein translation is MGPAIQIAAVGQLPAGYLASCDFSFQITCYAQPLFDTPIDRWPIRPVAPFRKHYPLAPFVNEESETFLARHRGEAVGHITLSKNWNGYTLIEEIAVGAHVRRLGVASALLDCAKDWARRQETSGMMLETQNNNLVACRCYQRYGFILGGIDHLLYRAQPEIADHEIALFWYLPFNSEIGY
- a CDS encoding Yip1 family protein — its product is MVNHVWGLLAHPSTEFEHIKSENESVSHLYTHHVLLLAAIPVVCAFIGTTQLGWLSGEGHAIRLDMFTALYTAVAFYLLMLAGVAIMGKVIHWMARRYESRPSLHRCMVFAGYVATPMFLSGVVALYPVVWLCLFVGIVGLCYSGYLLNLGIPHFLNIDSKEGFIFSSSTFAIGILLLEFLLGVTVLLWGYGSWLF
- a CDS encoding DMT family transporter, which produces MRLPSHWANAGLATLFVLLWSSGAIFSRWGLEHASAFAFLFFRCAIALALLLAIGLWRRQWLPAPGTRWRVALIGLLMIGSYQICYLLALERGITPGVLATLLGVQPILTQFITERRCAGLRGLGLLLALAGLTLVVYQSLMVAHFSLIGMLCAFIALGCMTAGTLLQKGMAQPPLAVLPLQYAVGLSMCALALPFEPLRVAWRLEFVLPLLWMAVVISVLATFLLYRLIQRGNLVQVTSLFYLIPAVTALLDYLLLGHALAAMSLLGMAGIVLGVMLVFRRP
- a CDS encoding DUF1460 domain-containing protein, yielding MYKVVLLMLVIAMNGCTPRPPADAPPNTASSPTDPQVKIDDATSSKLDEILALRTGWPAGQAAGRTRALIAQQFLGTPYVANRLIGSQHTPEQLVIDFRGLDCFTYIDYVEALSQADTRAGFVRRLIRTRYVNGEVSFQQRKHFFTDWAQRPAAVAKDITAQLSPHAVTLNKNLNEKADGSRYLPGLDNLRRSVTYIPSDHVDAKVLAQLRTGDYIGIYTNLPGLDVTHTGIFVMTDGGPVLRNASSRKENMRVVDSPFMDYVLATPGILVLRPL
- a CDS encoding acyltransferase is translated as MSSAITLRQAGIVDVDAGRNVTLIEPCNLYGCRLGDDVFVGPFVEIQRNVSIGARSKIQSHSFICEYVTLGEDCFVGHNVTFANDLFKQGAPNADPASWGRTRIGDRVAIGSGATVLAVAICSDAVIGAGAVVTRDITRRGIYAGNPARLIRELT
- the dld gene encoding D-lactate dehydrogenase, whose translation is MTQSGNQAFLNQLKDIVGGPQLLTGERSTERYRKGFRSGEGQALAVVFPTRLLQLWRILEACVAADKIVIMQAANTGLTEGSTPSGNDYDRDIVIVSTLRLDHVQVLDDGKQVVGFPGSTLNRLEKLLKPYGREPHSVIGSSCIGASVIGGVCNNSGGSLVKRGPAYTEMALYAQLGEDGQLRLVNHLGIKLGDTPEEILTRLEKGDYRPEDVEHGELRASDNEYASRVRDVDADTPSRFNADKRRLFEASGCAGKLAVFAVRLDTFEKEGKEQVFYIGTNDTAVLTELRRHMLSKFENLPVAGEYMHRDIFDIAEVYGKDTFMMIDKLGTDQMPRFFTLKGRMDASLNKLPLLPHNLTDRLMQGLSHFAPSHLPKRMKEYRERFEHHLLLKMAGPGVEEAQQYLSRYFSQADGAFFACTADEGKKAFLHRFAAAGAAVRYHAVHADKVEDILALDIALRRNDTEWFETLPPEIDSQLVHKLYYGHFMCHVFHQDYVVKKGVDSHALKEKMLEILDRRGAEYPAEHNVGHLYQAKPDLQAFYRAADPTNSFNPGLGKTSKRKGWAGNAR